In Beutenbergia cavernae DSM 12333, the DNA window TGCTCGCCATCCCGAGCACCTGGGAGTGGCCGCCGTTCGTGTCGACGGTGAACACGGTGTCGTCGGAAGAGCTGCGCGCGTTTCTGGACGACGGTCAGTCGTCGGCCGACACGCTCGCCAACATCCAGACGGAGCTCGTGACCTACGCCGAAGACCAGGGCTTCACCGTCACCGACTGACTCCGGGGCCGGCGGGTCGGGCGGCACGTCCTGCCCGACTCGCCGAACCTCGCAGACCTGAACGAGAGGAACGCGTCGTGACCACGTCCCTGTCCCGGTCGTCGCCGACCCTTCGCTCGCCCGCCGACATCAACGAGCCTTCGCGCAAGGGCCGCCGCCGGCGCGGGTGGTGGCTGCCCTACGCGCTCGTCGCACCGTTCTTCCTCGCGTTCTTGGTCTTCACCGTGGGCCCGCTACTGCTCGCCGCCTACAACTCTCTCTTCGAGGAGCGGCTCATCGGGGGCACCGCGTTCGTCGGGCTCGCCAATTACGCCGACGTCCTCCAGGACCCGAAGTTCTGGGACGGACTGGGCCGGATCGTGTACTACGGGCTCGTCTTCATCCCGCTGACGATCGGCTTCGCGATCTTCCTCGCGCTCGTCATCGACTCGGGGGTGCTGCGCCGCACAGCCGTGTACCGCACGCTGTACTTCGTCCCGTATGTGGTCCCCAGCGTGGTAGCCACCCTCATGTGGGGCTTCCTGTACGGGCCGACGATCAGCCCCTTCACCCAGATGGCAGCCTGGTTCGGCAGGCACCTAAACCTGCTCGACAACGACGTCGTCCTGTACTCGATCGGCAACATCGGGATCTGGGCGTTCACCGGCTACAACATCATGATCCTGCACGCCGCGCTGCGCTCGATCCCGGGCGAGGTCTACGAGGCGGCTGTGCTGGACGGCGCGGGCCGGTGGCGCACGGGCTGGTCGATCAAGCTGCCGATGGTGAAGCCGGTCATCACGATGATCGTGATCTTCTCGATCATCGGGACCCTGCAGCTTCTCACCGAGCCGCTCGTGCTGTCGGCGCTGGCGCCGCGCGCGATCAGCGCGTACTACACGCCAAACATGTACGCCTACGCGCTCGTCTCCACCGGCCAGCAGCTGAGCTACGTGTCAGCGCTCTCGTTCGTGCTGGGCGCGATCGTCGTGGCCTTCTCGCTCGCCTATGTGCGGTTCATCAACCGCGGGACGGAGGACTGACGTGAGGTCCACCCGGACTCCGCTGGGGACTGTGCTCGCCGTCCTCCCGCTCGCCGTCTTCGGCATCTACGTGCTCCTGCCGGTGTACTGGCTCCTGGTCAACGCCACCAAGTCCACGCCTGACTTGTTCTCCACGTTCGGGTTCTGGTTCTCCGACGACCCGCAGTTCTGGCAGAACGTGCGTGACGTCTTCTCGCAGGACGACGGGATCTTCGCCCGGTGGATGGTCAACACCGTCTGGTACGCCGCGGCGTCGGCGTTCTTGTCGACGCTGCTCGCCCTCATGGCCGGGTACGCCTTCGCCAAGTGGCGGTTTGTCGGCCGGGACGCCCTGTTCTGGGTCGTGCTGGCGGCCATCATGATTCCTGGCGCAGCACTCGCGGTACCCACATACCAGCTGGTGTCGGAGCTTGGGCTGATCAACACGTCGTGGGCAGTGATCCTGCCGTCGATCGTGAGTCCGTTCGCGCTGTACATGCTGCGTGTCTACATCGACGGCGCCGTCCCGGACGAGCTCATCGACGCCGGACGGATGGACGGCGCCGGAGAGATGCGCATCCTGCGCAGCGTGGTGCTGCGCATCGTGACGCCGGGGGTAGCCACGGTGGCGCTGGTCGCGTTCGTCGGCTCGTGGAACAACTATCTCCTTCCCCTGCTCGTGCTCTCCGATCCCGAGCTGTACCCGGTCACGCTCGGACTGACGAGCTGGAACCGCCAGTCGCTCTTCCCGAGCATCGGCTCCGAGGTCCTCTACAACGCCGTCGTCACCGGCTCATTGCTCTC includes these proteins:
- a CDS encoding carbohydrate ABC transporter permease, which produces MTTSLSRSSPTLRSPADINEPSRKGRRRRGWWLPYALVAPFFLAFLVFTVGPLLLAAYNSLFEERLIGGTAFVGLANYADVLQDPKFWDGLGRIVYYGLVFIPLTIGFAIFLALVIDSGVLRRTAVYRTLYFVPYVVPSVVATLMWGFLYGPTISPFTQMAAWFGRHLNLLDNDVVLYSIGNIGIWAFTGYNIMILHAALRSIPGEVYEAAVLDGAGRWRTGWSIKLPMVKPVITMIVIFSIIGTLQLLTEPLVLSALAPRAISAYYTPNMYAYALVSTGQQLSYVSALSFVLGAIVVAFSLAYVRFINRGTED
- a CDS encoding carbohydrate ABC transporter permease, which gives rise to MRSTRTPLGTVLAVLPLAVFGIYVLLPVYWLLVNATKSTPDLFSTFGFWFSDDPQFWQNVRDVFSQDDGIFARWMVNTVWYAAASAFLSTLLALMAGYAFAKWRFVGRDALFWVVLAAIMIPGAALAVPTYQLVSELGLINTSWAVILPSIVSPFALYMLRVYIDGAVPDELIDAGRMDGAGEMRILRSVVLRIVTPGVATVALVAFVGSWNNYLLPLLVLSDPELYPVTLGLTSWNRQSLFPSIGSEVLYNAVVTGSLLSILPLTIAFVFMQRYVRSGLTLGAVK